In Streptomyces sp. NBC_00878, a single window of DNA contains:
- a CDS encoding sugar phosphate isomerase/epimerase, whose amino-acid sequence MNTQAQRIAGAPISWGVCEVPDWGYQLTPERVLKEMREVGLAATEIGPEGFLPGEPQAMAQVLAHHDLRAVGGFTPLLLHVPGHDPLPEVETLLESYAASKADVLVLSAITGQDGYDSRPELDADGWQLLLSNLDRLTALAAERGVRAVLHPHVGTMIENGDEVQRVLEHSSISLCLDTGHLLIGGTDPAELTRQAPERIAHTHMKDVNAALAAKVQSGRLTYTEAVREGMYRPLGAGDVDVRAIVTHLGARGYDGWYVLEQDTILTEEPAGKGPVDDVWASAEHLRTVLRDADL is encoded by the coding sequence ATGAACACTCAAGCGCAGCGAATCGCCGGCGCGCCCATCTCGTGGGGCGTGTGCGAAGTGCCCGACTGGGGCTACCAGCTGACGCCCGAGCGTGTCCTCAAGGAGATGCGCGAGGTCGGTCTCGCCGCCACCGAGATCGGGCCCGAGGGCTTCCTGCCCGGCGAGCCGCAGGCCATGGCGCAGGTCCTCGCCCACCACGACCTCCGTGCCGTCGGCGGCTTCACCCCGCTCCTGCTGCACGTGCCCGGGCACGACCCGCTGCCCGAGGTCGAGACGCTCCTGGAGAGCTACGCCGCGTCCAAGGCCGACGTCCTCGTCCTGTCGGCCATCACGGGGCAGGACGGCTACGACTCCCGGCCCGAGCTCGACGCCGACGGCTGGCAGCTGTTGCTGTCCAACCTGGACCGGCTGACCGCGCTGGCCGCGGAGCGCGGCGTACGGGCCGTGCTGCACCCGCATGTCGGCACGATGATCGAGAACGGCGACGAGGTCCAGCGCGTGCTGGAGCACTCCTCGATCTCCCTCTGTCTCGACACCGGCCACCTCCTCATCGGCGGTACCGACCCCGCCGAGCTCACCCGGCAGGCACCCGAGCGAATCGCCCATACCCACATGAAGGACGTGAACGCCGCCCTCGCCGCCAAGGTCCAGTCGGGCCGCCTCACGTATACGGAAGCCGTCCGGGAGGGCATGTACCGTCCGCTCGGCGCCGGTGACGTGGACGTCCGGGCCATCGTGACCCACCTCGGGGCTCGCGGCTACGACGGCTGGTACGTCCTTGAGCAGGACACCATCCTCACCGAAGAGCCCGCCGGCAAGGGGCCCGTGGACGACGTGTGGGCCAGCGCGGAACACCTGCGCACCGTGTTGCGCGATGCGGATCTGTGA
- a CDS encoding sugar phosphate isomerase/epimerase encodes MTTEDLLATCWTTAGDAAPGQPDLRSPLTLRERVEAAGAAGFKGFGLLHEDLVEAERTYGLSGVRSLFADNGLVHLELELLVDWWADGPRRAASDAVRLDLLRTAEALGASHLKIGPDVEDRPWELDHWAEEFATLAAQADGVGARLAIEFLPWSNLKTVHDGLRLVETAGHPAGGLIIDVWHTERAHTPPADLADVPASRIVGVELNDADSEVIGTLFEDTVRRRRLCGEGSFDLPGIISALRAAGWSGPWGVEILSDMHRTLPVREAATAAFNTAAAVLK; translated from the coding sequence ATGACTACTGAAGACCTGCTGGCCACCTGTTGGACCACCGCGGGCGATGCCGCGCCCGGGCAGCCCGACTTGCGCAGCCCGCTGACGCTGCGGGAGCGGGTGGAAGCGGCGGGCGCCGCCGGGTTCAAGGGCTTCGGCCTGTTGCACGAGGACCTGGTGGAGGCTGAGCGCACGTACGGACTGTCCGGCGTACGGTCCCTGTTCGCGGACAACGGACTGGTCCACCTGGAGCTGGAGCTGCTGGTCGACTGGTGGGCCGACGGACCACGGCGTGCCGCGTCGGACGCCGTCCGCCTGGATCTTCTGCGGACCGCCGAGGCGCTCGGCGCGAGCCACCTCAAGATCGGGCCGGACGTCGAGGACCGGCCGTGGGAACTCGACCACTGGGCTGAGGAGTTCGCCACGCTGGCGGCACAGGCCGACGGTGTGGGCGCCCGGCTCGCGATCGAGTTCCTGCCCTGGTCCAACCTCAAGACCGTGCACGACGGACTGCGGCTGGTCGAGACCGCCGGGCATCCCGCGGGTGGCCTCATCATCGACGTCTGGCACACCGAGCGCGCCCACACGCCTCCGGCCGATCTCGCGGACGTACCCGCGTCGCGCATCGTGGGTGTGGAGCTCAACGACGCCGACAGTGAGGTGATCGGCACGCTCTTCGAGGACACGGTCCGGCGCCGACGCCTGTGCGGCGAGGGCTCCTTCGACCTGCCGGGCATCATCTCCGCGCTCCGCGCGGCCGGCTGGTCCGGTCCGTGGGGGGTGGAGATCCTGTCCGACATGCACCGCACGCTTCCGGTGCGCGAGGCCGCCACAGCGGCGTTCAACACCGCTGCGGCGGTGCTGAAGTAG